A stretch of Bacillota bacterium DNA encodes these proteins:
- a CDS encoding efflux RND transporter permease subunit, producing MRLTELAVKRPVMMSMVFFLFIFLGLISFPRIGADLYPPVNIPYISVYTVYRGAGPEEIETQIIKPIEDAISGLNNIKKITSTASEGLAVTVIEFSMNADLDNAAIDVQKCVDSIRGKLPRDVENPTVRKFDFNADPVMILALAGDMPLEDIYAIARDQIKDRLQRLPGVAQVNLIGGKEQEIKVAVDRNRLNSYGLTIGTVIARISATNMTVPAGRIDQVKDEYLIRVRGEFRDPEEIKNLSLPLPAGGQVSLKEIATVNYGFKDIRTYSRLNGQDAVAISIQKQSTASLVATAEAINRELPQIRELLPPGVNLTVARDNSIFVHQSLNGTWSNLIEGILTTGLVLFFFLREWRSTLIVLLAIPTSLIATLTFMHFAGYSFNLLTLMGLTMCIGVLVDDTIVVLENIHRHRVQLGKDSAAAALDGRSEIGMAAVAITLSDVVVFGPIAFMTGIVGQFFKQFGLTIVFAVLFSLLVSFTLTPMLAALLFKNVPLSEHNSTSKINQWKQARKWVALQHRTYAKYENFLRWSFNNRRWIMIICLLAPTLAFALLPLKIIKTEFMPRYDQNQLTISLEMPPGTSLTETDAALAKLEKKAMELSEIESTFATVGRSGEQYMGSINAQSGNIFVRLVPKNKRSRTQWEIAEIMRGWGDDIPGAKVSVFEPSGVYPQMAPIQINITGPDQDKLLSIAEQIKKTVEATPGTTDVDSSWKIGQPEIQVEINQVAADYYGLNVSEIAGTVRAAVEGEIATRYRKSGQETDVRVLIAEANHSSISELGSLGIINSQGQIIRLEQVASLKENVGPSEIKRLNKQRTVTIKANLSDRPLGEVMQEIRREVEKIALPPGFEVFYEGETREMEESFAELCRALIMSIVFVYAILVMLYESYLIPIIRMLSLPLGMVGALLALAVTGKTLNIMSFIGLIMLDGLVAKNSTLLIDYTHTIMSREGLPLREALLKAGTTRLRPILMTTVTMITGMLPTALAISPGSEIRASMAVALIGGLLLSTLLTLVVIPVAYTMLDDLQRKFKGWKTFRFRSTWAGAGAKSREFFRKVDR from the coding sequence ATGCGTTTAACTGAACTGGCAGTTAAACGGCCGGTGATGATGAGTATGGTGTTTTTCCTGTTCATTTTCCTGGGATTGATCAGTTTCCCCCGGATTGGAGCAGACCTTTACCCACCGGTAAATATCCCATATATCTCTGTTTATACGGTTTATCGTGGTGCCGGCCCCGAGGAAATAGAAACCCAGATTATTAAACCAATTGAAGACGCAATCTCTGGCTTAAACAATATTAAAAAAATTACCTCCACTGCCTCCGAAGGGCTAGCCGTTACAGTCATCGAGTTTTCTATGAACGCAGACCTTGATAATGCCGCCATAGACGTCCAAAAGTGTGTTGACAGCATTCGTGGAAAACTACCTCGCGATGTCGAAAATCCTACTGTCCGTAAATTCGATTTCAATGCCGATCCGGTGATGATCCTGGCTTTAGCGGGTGATATGCCGCTTGAAGACATCTACGCAATCGCTAGAGATCAGATTAAGGACCGCCTGCAACGCCTCCCTGGCGTAGCTCAAGTCAATCTCATCGGTGGCAAAGAACAAGAAATAAAGGTTGCTGTTGACCGTAACCGACTGAATAGCTACGGCCTTACCATCGGAACAGTGATCGCCCGCATCTCCGCCACCAATATGACGGTCCCGGCCGGCCGGATCGACCAAGTCAAGGACGAATACTTAATCCGGGTCCGGGGAGAATTCCGCGACCCTGAGGAAATAAAAAATCTCAGCCTACCTTTGCCGGCCGGCGGGCAGGTCAGTTTAAAAGAAATCGCTACTGTTAATTACGGTTTTAAAGACATCAGGACCTACAGCCGTTTAAACGGCCAAGACGCCGTGGCCATAAGCATCCAAAAGCAAAGCACAGCCAGTCTGGTTGCTACCGCAGAGGCAATTAACCGGGAGTTGCCCCAGATCCGAGAACTTCTACCACCTGGCGTAAATTTGACGGTCGCCCGCGATAACTCGATTTTCGTGCATCAGTCTCTCAATGGCACCTGGTCCAACTTGATCGAGGGAATTCTGACTACGGGCCTGGTTTTGTTCTTTTTCCTCCGGGAATGGCGTTCAACCCTGATTGTACTCCTCGCTATTCCTACTTCCTTAATCGCCACTTTGACGTTCATGCACTTTGCTGGCTATTCCTTTAACCTGCTCACGCTCATGGGATTAACCATGTGTATTGGGGTGCTGGTCGACGACACTATCGTCGTTTTAGAAAACATCCACCGGCATCGGGTACAACTAGGCAAAGACTCGGCCGCTGCCGCCCTGGATGGCCGTAGTGAAATTGGGATGGCAGCTGTTGCGATCACACTGTCCGATGTGGTCGTCTTCGGCCCGATCGCCTTCATGACTGGCATAGTCGGTCAGTTTTTCAAGCAATTCGGCCTAACTATAGTATTTGCCGTGCTTTTTTCTCTCCTGGTATCTTTTACCCTGACCCCCATGCTGGCCGCCCTGCTGTTTAAAAACGTGCCGCTGTCAGAGCACAACTCGACTAGTAAAATTAACCAGTGGAAACAGGCAAGGAAGTGGGTAGCCTTGCAACACCGGACCTACGCGAAATACGAAAACTTTTTGCGCTGGTCTTTCAATAACCGTCGCTGGATCATGATTATCTGTTTACTAGCTCCCACTCTGGCCTTTGCATTATTGCCACTCAAAATCATTAAAACTGAGTTTATGCCACGGTATGATCAAAACCAGTTAACCATTTCGCTGGAGATGCCCCCTGGAACATCACTGACCGAGACTGACGCCGCTTTAGCAAAACTGGAAAAAAAAGCGATGGAATTGTCTGAAATAGAAAGCACTTTTGCTACCGTAGGACGAAGTGGCGAGCAATACATGGGGTCAATCAACGCCCAAAGTGGTAATATTTTCGTGCGTTTAGTACCCAAAAATAAACGGTCTCGCACCCAATGGGAGATTGCCGAAATAATGCGCGGCTGGGGAGACGATATACCTGGGGCCAAAGTATCTGTCTTCGAACCTTCTGGTGTCTATCCACAAATGGCTCCTATCCAGATTAACATTACCGGACCAGATCAAGACAAATTGCTGTCTATTGCCGAACAAATTAAAAAAACCGTGGAAGCAACCCCGGGAACAACTGATGTCGATAGTTCCTGGAAAATTGGCCAACCAGAAATCCAGGTCGAAATCAATCAGGTAGCAGCTGACTACTACGGGTTAAACGTAAGTGAAATCGCGGGTACGGTCAGAGCAGCCGTAGAGGGAGAAATTGCCACGCGCTATCGAAAATCAGGTCAGGAGACTGATGTCCGAGTATTGATCGCTGAGGCCAACCACTCCAGTATCTCGGAGCTGGGGAGCCTGGGGATTATAAACAGTCAGGGTCAGATCATCCGGCTGGAGCAGGTAGCCAGTCTTAAAGAAAACGTGGGACCTAGTGAAATTAAACGCTTAAATAAACAAAGAACTGTCACTATTAAAGCCAACCTTTCTGACCGTCCTCTAGGCGAAGTCATGCAAGAGATTCGTCGGGAAGTTGAAAAAATTGCCCTGCCACCGGGTTTTGAGGTTTTCTATGAAGGCGAAACCCGTGAGATGGAGGAAAGTTTTGCAGAATTATGCAGAGCCCTGATTATGTCAATCGTTTTTGTGTATGCCATCCTGGTCATGCTATATGAATCTTATCTAATCCCAATTATTCGGATGCTCTCGCTACCGCTCGGGATGGTCGGAGCCCTGTTAGCCCTTGCCGTGACTGGTAAAACGCTCAACATCATGTCTTTTATTGGCCTGATCATGTTAGATGGTTTAGTCGCCAAGAATAGTACCTTGCTGATCGACTACACTCATACCATCATGAGCCGCGAAGGACTACCACTGCGCGAAGCTCTGTTGAAAGCAGGCACTACTCGATTGCGCCCCATCCTGATGACCACGGTGACCATGATTACCGGCATGCTGCCTACCGCACTAGCTATTTCACCAGGCAGTGAAATACGTGCCAGTATGGCAGTTGCCTTGATCGGCGGCTTGCTGTTGTCTACTCTCTTGACCCTGGTAGTAATCCCGGTAGCCTATACCATGCTGGATGATCTCCAGCGAAAATTCAAAGGCTGGAAGACTTTTCGCTTCAGATCTACCTGGGCAGGAGCGGGCGCAAAAAGTCGTGAATTCTTTCGAAAAGTAGACCGGTGA
- a CDS encoding HAD-IA family hydrolase, whose product MTIAAVLFDLDGTLVDSLALIRQTYYRVFQELAIPWGDDDVMKMIGLPLAQIAHHFAGEERADYFVTVYRNYYTTDHDVYTRAYPGTKELLEHLQRQDYRLGVVTSKGRDVALRSLEYLDLVQYMDVVITAQDVVSHKPEPGPVLKALECLGIKPIDAVYVGDSPFDLLAGRRAGTKTIGVTWGMATREELGMNEPDLLIEQWSELIDWLDSGV is encoded by the coding sequence ATGACGATTGCCGCAGTATTGTTTGATTTGGATGGAACCCTGGTTGATTCCCTTGCTTTGATCCGTCAGACCTATTACCGGGTCTTTCAAGAACTGGCCATTCCCTGGGGGGATGACGACGTGATGAAAATGATCGGCCTGCCCCTGGCCCAGATCGCCCATCACTTCGCCGGGGAGGAACGGGCCGATTATTTTGTCACCGTTTACCGAAACTACTACACCACTGACCACGACGTCTATACCAGGGCTTACCCTGGGACGAAAGAACTTTTGGAACACTTACAGCGGCAGGATTACCGACTGGGGGTGGTGACTTCCAAGGGCCGGGACGTAGCGCTGCGTTCATTAGAATATCTTGACTTAGTTCAGTATATGGATGTCGTGATTACCGCTCAGGACGTTGTCTCGCACAAACCGGAACCCGGACCGGTACTAAAGGCGTTGGAATGCCTGGGAATAAAACCTATCGATGCTGTTTATGTGGGAGATAGTCCCTTTGATCTTCTGGCCGGTCGGCGGGCCGGTACCAAAACGATTGGCGTAACCTGGGGGATGGCGACGCGGGAAGAACTGGGAATGAACGAGCCGGATTTGTTGATTGAACAGTGGAGTGAATTAATCGACTGGCTTGATTCAGGCGTTTAA
- a CDS encoding HAMP domain-containing histidine kinase yields the protein MSIRWRLTLWYTAVLGLTLLLFGVGLYFYMAYELAEEVDASIATKANEVVRSIMIVEQFPFPVQVSLPDVNVFAAPNTFLQVVDVSGRLLARSKNLGAQVLPLSEETLDCAGKGQAFYETVLSGDQRLRIYSLPLIWRNRTIGVLQVGRSLQPVDLTLGRLRLVLILVGSLTVALAGTLGWFLAHTALKPIDEITNTVAAIQEAQDLERRLEYTGPRDEIGRLSDTFNEMLARLSTAYQRLAEANEAQRRFVADASHELRTPLTTIRGNVELLQKMGDTDPDVRAEALADIASEGERMSRLVEDLLVLARADAGLKLNKKPVGLNQQLEEIFRSARHLSNQVEFVVGDLSATEGIGVLANSDYLKQLLLILIDNGVKYTPPGGRVRVETCRQDGWAGVKVIDTGIGIAPNELPHIFERFYRADRARFGEGTGLGLAIAKWIVDEHAGRIEVESAIGRGSTFTVWLPIYTL from the coding sequence ATGTCGATCCGCTGGCGCTTGACTTTATGGTATACGGCGGTTTTGGGGTTAACCTTATTATTGTTTGGGGTGGGCCTGTATTTTTATATGGCTTACGAACTCGCCGAGGAAGTAGATGCTTCAATTGCCACCAAGGCGAATGAAGTCGTACGATCGATCATGATCGTTGAACAATTTCCTTTTCCAGTTCAAGTTAGCCTACCTGATGTCAATGTTTTTGCGGCGCCAAACACTTTTCTGCAGGTTGTGGACGTGTCCGGCCGGTTGCTGGCCAGGTCGAAAAATTTGGGCGCCCAGGTCCTGCCTTTAAGTGAGGAAACCCTGGACTGTGCAGGGAAAGGACAGGCTTTTTATGAGACTGTCCTTTCCGGTGACCAGCGCTTGCGGATCTATAGCCTACCGCTGATCTGGCGCAACCGGACCATTGGCGTTCTGCAGGTTGGTCGGTCGCTGCAGCCGGTTGATTTAACCTTGGGCCGCTTGCGGCTGGTTTTGATCTTGGTGGGCTCTCTCACCGTTGCTTTGGCCGGCACATTAGGGTGGTTTTTGGCGCATACCGCTTTGAAACCGATTGATGAGATCACCAACACAGTGGCGGCGATTCAGGAGGCCCAGGACCTGGAGCGGCGTTTGGAATATACTGGACCCCGGGATGAGATTGGCCGTTTATCCGATACCTTTAACGAAATGCTGGCCAGACTGAGTACAGCTTACCAACGGCTGGCCGAAGCCAATGAAGCCCAGAGACGTTTTGTGGCCGACGCTTCCCATGAACTGCGGACGCCGTTGACTACCATTCGCGGTAATGTTGAATTGTTGCAAAAAATGGGTGATACTGATCCCGACGTTCGAGCGGAAGCCCTGGCAGACATTGCCAGCGAAGGAGAGCGGATGTCCCGGCTGGTCGAGGACTTACTGGTGCTGGCGAGGGCTGATGCGGGACTGAAACTGAACAAGAAACCGGTCGGCCTGAATCAGCAGTTGGAAGAAATTTTTCGGTCAGCTCGTCACCTATCCAATCAGGTTGAATTCGTGGTCGGTGATTTATCGGCCACGGAAGGGATTGGCGTCCTGGCCAATTCTGATTACCTCAAACAGTTATTGTTGATTTTAATTGATAACGGTGTGAAGTACACTCCGCCAGGCGGTCGTGTTCGGGTAGAAACGTGCCGGCAGGACGGTTGGGCAGGGGTAAAAGTCATCGACACCGGGATCGGAATCGCCCCGAATGAGCTGCCACACATTTTTGAGCGTTTTTATCGGGCCGACCGGGCTCGTTTTGGGGAAGGGACCGGCTTGGGGTTGGCGATCGCCAAGTGGATCGTCGATGAACATGCTGGACGGATCGAGGTGGAAAGCGCGATTGGTCGGGGAAGTACTTTTACTGTCTGGCTGCCGATATATACTTTATGA
- a CDS encoding response regulator transcription factor yields the protein MSPRILVVDDDRKITALLRRGLSFAGYTVDVANNGSEGLKLAMEHQPDLVILDLMMPVMDGWQLCQRLRAGSDVPILMLTARDEIADRVRGLDTGADDYLVKPFAFEELLARVRALLRRTRPGQDPGKTILRYADLSLDQASREARRGDRLISLTAKEYELLLAFMEHPRQVLTRELLMERVWGYDYSGESNVLEVYVALLRQKLEGAGEKRLIHTVRGVGYVLKE from the coding sequence ATGTCACCTAGAATTCTGGTGGTTGATGATGACCGGAAAATTACGGCTTTACTGCGGCGTGGCCTCAGCTTTGCCGGTTATACCGTGGATGTTGCTAACAACGGCAGTGAGGGACTGAAACTCGCGATGGAACACCAACCGGATCTGGTCATTCTGGATTTGATGATGCCAGTAATGGATGGATGGCAGTTGTGCCAGCGGCTGAGAGCCGGGAGCGATGTTCCGATCTTAATGCTGACGGCCCGTGACGAAATAGCTGACCGGGTCCGGGGACTGGATACGGGTGCTGATGACTATCTGGTTAAACCCTTTGCTTTCGAGGAATTATTGGCCCGGGTCAGGGCACTGCTCAGAAGAACTAGGCCGGGGCAGGACCCGGGCAAAACCATTTTGCGCTACGCTGATCTCAGTCTCGATCAGGCGAGCCGGGAGGCTAGGCGGGGCGATCGGTTGATCAGTCTCACGGCTAAAGAATACGAACTTCTTCTGGCTTTTATGGAGCACCCCCGCCAGGTCTTAACCAGGGAGCTATTGATGGAGCGGGTCTGGGGATATGATTACAGTGGAGAATCGAATGTGTTAGAGGTTTATGTGGCCTTGCTGCGGCAGAAACTGGAGGGCGCGGGAGAGAAGCGCTTGATTCATACCGTACGTGGGGTTGGGTATGTGCTTAAGGAGTGA
- a CDS encoding PDZ domain-containing protein, with the protein MAGAIAASLVVVLLLTLVLQINWSPQATLAGDVGNAGAQAQPAQLQIPTEPNTIADIVEATGPAVVKIETRTTVRGSATMDPFLNDPFFRQFFGGSFQSRPRVSQGLGSGFIITKDGYILTNEHVVDGADEISVTILGYDQPLPAKLIGADHDLDLAVLKVEAEKDLPFLQLGESDKTRVGEWVIAIGNPYGLDHTVTVGVISAKGRPVTVQDRQYRNLLQTDASINPGNSGGPLLNLRGEVIGINTAVNAQAQGIGFAIPTSTVQGVLKDLINNGKVAHPWLGVSLLPVTKEIARSLGLEQAVGAVVNGVVSGSPAERAGLKAGDVIQEYNGVAIKNPQDLVEQVAQTPVGSQVVVKLNRKGKTQEITVTIGEKQTKNL; encoded by the coding sequence ATGGCCGGCGCGATCGCGGCTAGCCTGGTGGTAGTGTTGTTGCTGACACTTGTCCTACAGATCAACTGGTCGCCGCAGGCCACGCTAGCCGGGGACGTTGGTAATGCGGGTGCTCAGGCACAGCCGGCGCAACTGCAGATACCCACCGAACCCAACACGATCGCTGACATCGTTGAGGCAACTGGACCAGCTGTGGTTAAAATCGAAACCCGTACCACCGTGCGGGGTAGTGCCACGATGGATCCGTTTTTGAACGATCCTTTTTTCCGTCAGTTTTTTGGGGGGAGTTTTCAGTCCCGGCCTAGAGTTTCTCAGGGTTTGGGCTCAGGTTTTATCATTACCAAGGACGGATATATTTTAACCAATGAACACGTGGTCGATGGCGCAGACGAGATTTCAGTGACGATTTTGGGCTATGATCAACCACTGCCAGCCAAACTGATTGGGGCAGACCATGATCTTGATTTGGCTGTCCTCAAAGTTGAGGCGGAGAAGGACTTGCCATTTTTGCAACTGGGTGAGTCTGACAAAACCAGGGTTGGGGAGTGGGTCATCGCTATTGGTAATCCGTACGGTCTGGATCACACTGTCACGGTGGGTGTAATCAGTGCCAAAGGCCGTCCTGTTACGGTGCAGGATCGACAGTACCGTAATTTATTGCAGACAGACGCCTCGATCAACCCGGGCAACAGTGGTGGACCTTTACTCAACCTGCGGGGCGAGGTAATTGGAATCAATACTGCAGTGAATGCTCAGGCCCAGGGGATTGGTTTTGCCATCCCGACCAGCACTGTCCAGGGGGTGCTGAAAGACCTGATCAATAATGGCAAGGTAGCACATCCCTGGTTGGGGGTCTCTTTGTTGCCAGTAACCAAGGAGATTGCCCGGTCACTGGGCTTGGAACAGGCCGTTGGTGCCGTGGTGAATGGTGTCGTATCAGGCAGTCCAGCTGAACGGGCGGGTCTGAAGGCAGGCGATGTGATTCAAGAATATAACGGGGTGGCGATCAAAAACCCGCAAGACCTGGTCGAACAGGTAGCTCAGACACCGGTTGGCAGCCAGGTGGTGGTGAAGCTGAATAGAAAGGGCAAGACCCAGGAGATCACCGTCACGATTGGTGAAAAGCAAACCAAGAATTTATAG